One window of Streptomyces sp. FIT100 genomic DNA carries:
- a CDS encoding alpha/beta hydrolase, translating to MRIPGSIAGRGGYAAAALAAVICTTLTAGQGRAAPGDGPAPSDHAAPLQWSPCPEAGEYDCATAQVPLDYRNPGGRSIELALVRRKATGPGPRIGSLFFNPGGPGAAGTELLPATYEAFPPEVRRRFDIVSWDPRGVGASTAVRCFDTTDEVIAWAEPVPAGFPVTAQERTTWVDAYADLGRRCEKSDAELLRYVSTADTARDLERLREAVGDRQLSYFGVSYGTLIGATYANLFPGNVRAMVLDGNIDPHTWLYGGSKSEPLLGTFQRDSTDLGAFATLEQFLELCGRATADRCAFSAGSPEATRARFTRLMQRLQDAPQDDWTYAVAVATVHSSLYTVDPEWGELADALQALWERRKPEEPPAPEGPLPYPGLEQIHAIRCSESPNPRDPLRYPSLEQFGRERAGDLGRLIAWAAEPCATWPATAAQPYTGPWNRPMAHPALVVNTTYDPVTPYVQAKALAGRLAGARLLTLKGYGHAAFSNPSVCVEDHETRYLVDGVLPPRGAVCTQDEQPFATARPRGGVHTGGGGTAGVTTGGGGTSGAG from the coding sequence ATGCGCATACCCGGATCCATAGCCGGCCGCGGCGGCTACGCCGCGGCCGCGCTCGCTGCGGTGATCTGCACGACACTGACCGCCGGGCAGGGACGTGCGGCGCCCGGTGACGGGCCGGCTCCCTCCGACCACGCCGCGCCGCTCCAGTGGAGTCCGTGTCCCGAGGCCGGTGAGTACGACTGCGCGACCGCGCAGGTACCGCTGGACTACCGCAACCCCGGGGGGCGTTCCATCGAGCTGGCGCTCGTCCGGCGGAAGGCGACCGGGCCGGGACCGCGGATCGGGTCCCTCTTCTTCAACCCCGGCGGGCCCGGGGCCGCCGGCACGGAACTGCTGCCGGCGACGTACGAGGCGTTTCCCCCCGAGGTGCGCCGGCGCTTCGACATCGTCAGCTGGGATCCGCGCGGGGTGGGCGCGAGCACCGCCGTACGCTGCTTCGACACCACGGACGAGGTCATCGCATGGGCGGAGCCGGTCCCCGCCGGATTCCCCGTCACCGCGCAGGAGCGGACCACCTGGGTCGACGCGTACGCCGACCTCGGCCGGCGCTGCGAGAAGAGCGACGCCGAACTGCTGCGGTACGTCTCCACCGCCGACACCGCCCGCGACCTGGAGCGGCTCCGCGAGGCGGTCGGCGACCGGCAGCTGAGCTACTTCGGGGTGTCGTACGGCACGCTGATCGGCGCCACGTACGCCAACCTCTTCCCCGGCAACGTCCGCGCCATGGTCCTCGACGGCAACATAGATCCCCACACCTGGCTGTACGGCGGCTCGAAGAGCGAGCCCCTGCTGGGGACGTTCCAGCGCGACAGCACGGACCTGGGGGCCTTCGCGACGCTCGAACAGTTCCTCGAACTGTGCGGGCGCGCCACCGCCGACCGCTGCGCCTTCTCCGCCGGCAGCCCGGAGGCGACCCGCGCCAGGTTCACCCGGCTGATGCAGCGCCTCCAGGACGCCCCGCAGGACGACTGGACCTACGCCGTGGCCGTCGCCACCGTGCACAGCAGCCTCTACACCGTCGATCCCGAGTGGGGCGAACTGGCCGACGCCCTCCAGGCCCTGTGGGAACGCCGCAAGCCGGAGGAACCTCCCGCACCCGAAGGCCCGTTGCCGTACCCGGGCCTCGAACAGATCCACGCCATCCGCTGCTCCGAGAGCCCCAATCCCCGGGACCCGCTGCGCTATCCCTCGCTGGAGCAGTTCGGTCGGGAGCGCGCGGGTGACCTCGGCCGGCTCATCGCCTGGGCGGCCGAGCCGTGCGCCACCTGGCCGGCCACGGCGGCGCAGCCCTACACAGGCCCCTGGAACCGCCCCATGGCGCACCCGGCCCTCGTGGTGAACACGACGTACGACCCGGTCACCCCGTACGTGCAGGCGAAGGCCCTGGCCGGCCGCCTCGCGGGCGCCCGGCTGCTGACGCTCAAGGGCTACGGGCACGCCGCTTTCAGCAACCCCAGCGTCTGCGTCGAGGACCACGAGACCCGCTACCTCGTCGACGGCGTCCTTCCGCCCCGAGGAGCGGTCTGCACCCAGGACGAGCAGCCCTTCGCCACCGCCCGGCCGCGCGGAGGCGTCCACACGGGCGGCGGCGGCACGGCCGGCGTCACCACAGGGGGTGGCGGTACGTCAGGCGCCGGGTGA
- a CDS encoding aminopeptidase P family protein — protein sequence MARAARAAADAGLAGLLVAPGPDLVHLTGYRPVPTERLTLLVLADGHDPVLVVPALEAPDAEHAPGAPALTFRDWTDGNDPYAVTAPLLDGRGRFGVSDNTWAMHLLGLRKQLPDTSYVALTEALPMLRAVKDAAELARLEAAGAAADAAYEEILKVRFSGREETEIAAELADLLRHFGHSQVDFTIVGSGPNGADPHHEAGDRTIVQGDMVVLDFGGLKDGYGSDTTRTVHVGEPTAEEQHVHDVVRAAQQAGFDAVRPGAACQDVDRAARQVITAAGYGEHFIHRTGHGIGVTTHEPPYMIEGEDRPLVAGMCFSVEPGIYLRGRFGVRIEDIVTVTESGGRRFNNTAREMAVVE from the coding sequence ATGGCCCGGGCCGCCCGGGCCGCCGCCGACGCCGGGCTCGCCGGGCTCCTCGTGGCCCCCGGCCCCGACCTGGTCCACCTCACCGGCTACCGGCCGGTGCCGACCGAGCGGCTCACCCTCCTCGTCCTCGCCGACGGTCACGACCCGGTCCTCGTCGTGCCCGCCCTGGAGGCCCCCGACGCCGAGCACGCGCCCGGCGCCCCCGCGCTCACCTTCCGCGACTGGACGGACGGCAACGACCCTTACGCGGTCACCGCCCCGCTCCTCGACGGCCGGGGCCGCTTCGGGGTCAGCGACAACACCTGGGCGATGCACCTCCTCGGTCTCCGCAAGCAGCTGCCCGACACCTCGTACGTGGCGCTCACCGAGGCGCTCCCGATGCTCCGCGCGGTCAAGGACGCGGCCGAGCTCGCCCGGCTGGAAGCGGCCGGCGCCGCTGCCGACGCGGCGTACGAGGAGATCCTCAAGGTCCGCTTCTCCGGCCGCGAGGAGACCGAGATCGCGGCCGAACTCGCGGACCTGTTGCGCCACTTCGGCCACTCCCAGGTCGACTTCACCATCGTCGGCTCCGGCCCGAACGGCGCCGATCCGCACCATGAGGCCGGCGACCGCACCATCGTCCAGGGCGACATGGTCGTCCTGGACTTCGGCGGCCTGAAGGACGGCTACGGCTCCGACACCACCCGCACCGTCCACGTCGGCGAGCCGACCGCCGAGGAGCAGCACGTCCACGATGTCGTACGCGCCGCCCAGCAGGCCGGCTTCGACGCGGTCCGCCCCGGCGCCGCCTGCCAGGACGTCGACCGCGCGGCCCGCCAGGTCATCACCGCGGCCGGCTACGGCGAGCACTTCATCCACCGCACGGGCCACGGCATCGGCGTCACGACGCACGAACCCCCGTACATGATCGAGGGCGAGGACCGCCCGCTGGTGGCGGGCATGTGCTTCTCGGTGGAGCCGGGCATCTACCTGCGGGGCCGCTTCGGGGTCCGGATCGAGGACATCGTGACGGTGACGGAGTCGGGCGGGCGGCGCTTCAACAACACGGCGCGTGAGATGGCGGTCGTCGAGTAG
- a CDS encoding winged helix DNA-binding domain-containing protein, which produces MEMTARELNRATLGRQLLLRREPLGVLDMVRRVVALQAQQAASPYVALWNRISDFAPAALDAAYTRREVVKATLMRITLHAVHSDDYQVFREAMRPTFHASRLGYRFAAAGLTPADAEELVPELVRFAEQPRTVAEMEAWLEQRLGTDKKAGAWWGLRAYAPLLHAPTGGPWSFGHRPSYAAAPTLPASAAPDPEGREEALRTLVLRYLQGFGPASVADVAQFAMVQRAPVRAALHALDGTVEQLKGPGGTTLFDLPGAPRPPADTPAPPRLMAMWDSVLLAYADRSRVIPPELRRLVIRNNGDVLPTLLVDGYVAGVWRQVDGGIEVTAFHDLPSDAWDGLAAEARCLMTLLAERDPRVYGRYDHWWAKLPDGQVRVLPG; this is translated from the coding sequence GTGGAGATGACCGCGCGTGAACTGAACCGGGCCACGCTCGGCCGTCAACTGCTGCTGCGCCGGGAGCCGCTGGGCGTCCTCGACATGGTCCGCCGCGTCGTCGCGCTCCAGGCCCAGCAGGCGGCCTCACCGTACGTCGCGCTGTGGAACCGGATCAGCGACTTCGCACCGGCCGCACTGGACGCCGCGTACACCCGCCGCGAGGTCGTCAAGGCGACGCTGATGCGGATCACGTTGCACGCGGTCCACTCCGACGACTACCAGGTCTTCCGCGAGGCGATGCGGCCGACGTTCCACGCCTCCAGGCTCGGCTACCGCTTCGCCGCGGCGGGGCTCACCCCGGCCGACGCCGAGGAGCTCGTCCCGGAGCTGGTGCGCTTCGCCGAGCAGCCGCGGACGGTCGCCGAGATGGAAGCCTGGCTCGAACAGCGCCTCGGCACCGACAAGAAGGCCGGGGCCTGGTGGGGGCTGCGGGCGTACGCACCGCTGCTGCACGCACCGACCGGCGGGCCCTGGTCGTTCGGCCACCGGCCGTCGTACGCCGCCGCGCCGACGCTTCCGGCGTCGGCGGCACCGGATCCCGAGGGCCGGGAGGAAGCCCTGCGGACCCTCGTCCTGCGCTATCTGCAAGGGTTCGGTCCGGCATCGGTGGCGGACGTGGCGCAGTTCGCCATGGTCCAGCGGGCACCCGTGCGCGCGGCACTGCACGCGCTCGACGGCACCGTCGAGCAGCTGAAGGGCCCCGGCGGCACGACGCTGTTCGACCTGCCCGGCGCCCCGCGCCCACCCGCCGACACCCCGGCGCCCCCGCGGCTGATGGCGATGTGGGATAGCGTCCTGCTGGCCTACGCCGACCGCAGCCGCGTCATCCCGCCGGAGCTTCGTCGGCTGGTGATCCGCAACAACGGCGACGTGCTGCCGACACTGCTGGTCGACGGCTACGTCGCCGGCGTCTGGCGCCAGGTCGACGGCGGCATCGAGGTGACGGCCTTCCACGACCTCCCGTCCGACGCATGGGACGGCCTCGCTGCGGAGGCCCGGTGCCTGATGACGCTGCTGGCTGAGCGGGACCCCCGGGTCTACGGCCGGTACGACCACTGGTGGGCCAAGCTCCCCGACGGGCAGGTCCGGGTGCTCCCGGGCTGA
- a CDS encoding PPOX class F420-dependent oxidoreductase, giving the protein MTGLPPELRDLIESGPMAHLSTINPDGSPQVTVIWIALDGDDLVSGHMSHHVKLRNIERDPRVVLSFDAPRMPGVLLNEYLPSDDTWDLLNRLAKVYMAPDAEFPAPKGPGYIVRYSVERIGGVGPWAAASP; this is encoded by the coding sequence ATGACCGGCCTGCCACCCGAACTCCGCGATCTGATCGAGTCCGGCCCCATGGCTCACCTGAGCACCATCAACCCCGACGGCAGCCCACAGGTGACCGTCATCTGGATCGCGCTGGACGGCGACGATCTCGTCAGCGGTCATATGTCGCATCACGTCAAGCTGCGCAACATCGAGCGAGACCCCCGCGTCGTGCTGTCCTTCGACGCCCCGCGCATGCCCGGCGTCCTTCTCAACGAGTACCTGCCGAGCGACGACACCTGGGATCTGCTCAACCGCCTGGCGAAGGTCTATATGGCCCCGGACGCCGAGTTCCCTGCGCCGAAGGGTCCCGGCTACATCGTGCGCTACTCCGTCGAACGCATCGGGGGCGTCGGCCCCTGGGCCGCGGCCTCGCCGTGA
- a CDS encoding ABC transporter permease: MSLLPNGLARAAIRFRPAAFAGTFVALLLAAMITSACGFLADTGVRASVAPQRYAHVPVLAAAGQHVGEGEAVPEKARLDAALVREVAAAPGVAAAVPDVTFDVRQDGSPLVAQGWGSTSFTGTKLSSGAAPREGEVVLTEGRPGDRITLTTADGERDFRVSGVAAGGPAPAAWFADAEAPALAGHPRTVDAIAVLPRHGVATGELAAAVERAVGDAARVHTGDARGAVEDPGVGYAKEVLEALGFSFGGIAVMTAVFTAAGTVALSINQRGREFALLRAIGATPWQIRRSIATEALLVAPLAGALGCLPGMALARWWFAQLQHRGAIPDAVQLRLSAVPVWVAIGTAVGTALLAGFAAARRASRIKPGQALAESAVEPFRPGIIRSLLGLGSLAGGVSLAYIAAEEGGQEAAELALGIVMLLMLGIALLGPFVAKACALLLGLPLRAGSATSSLAAANTWANARRLASAITPVALALAFCSVLVFFHTSEDRETARQQSAGLTADAVVSAEGGLPATAVARAAATPGVDEAVGLLRGKVLVRVGSGGDRWYESFAAQGVHGGRLDAVQDLDVREGSLGSFGALGSPGLLGEPGESGAPGESGAHGGPGGPGKDTVAIDAGLAKAARVGLGDRLDLRLPDGTKAAPKVVATYGRGLGLAAVTLPRAALEGHVGSAYDSEVLVRAAQGADPTAALSRLGTVTGRDGYVAAQDKDRAVNAWGNKTMAVVLGGFAAVAAANTLVMTVLDRRRELRTLRLVGSTRRQVLRMVGWEAALVSVAGIVLGGTIAAVTLIPMIQGLFHTYPYVPPVLFAAFAGGTLALGLTATTLPARLALRDQPG, from the coding sequence GTGAGCCTCCTGCCCAACGGTCTCGCCCGCGCCGCCATCCGCTTCAGGCCCGCCGCATTCGCCGGCACCTTCGTGGCCCTGCTGCTGGCCGCGATGATCACCTCGGCCTGCGGCTTCCTCGCCGACACGGGGGTCCGCGCCTCCGTCGCCCCGCAGCGGTACGCGCACGTCCCCGTCCTGGCCGCCGCCGGTCAGCACGTCGGGGAGGGCGAGGCCGTCCCCGAGAAGGCGCGGCTCGACGCCGCGCTCGTACGCGAGGTGGCCGCCGCTCCCGGTGTCGCCGCCGCCGTCCCCGACGTCACCTTCGACGTGCGGCAGGACGGCTCGCCGCTCGTCGCGCAGGGGTGGGGCTCCACCTCCTTCACGGGGACGAAGCTGAGCTCCGGCGCGGCGCCGCGCGAGGGCGAGGTCGTGCTCACCGAGGGGAGGCCCGGCGACCGGATCACGCTGACCACCGCGGACGGTGAGCGCGACTTCCGCGTCTCGGGTGTCGCCGCCGGCGGACCGGCCCCCGCCGCCTGGTTCGCGGACGCCGAGGCCCCCGCCCTGGCCGGGCACCCGCGCACCGTCGACGCCATCGCCGTACTGCCCCGGCACGGGGTCGCCACCGGCGAGCTGGCCGCCGCCGTCGAGCGAGCCGTCGGCGACGCCGCCCGCGTGCACACCGGTGACGCGCGCGGAGCCGTCGAGGACCCCGGAGTCGGATACGCCAAGGAGGTCCTCGAAGCCCTCGGCTTCTCCTTCGGCGGCATCGCCGTCATGACCGCGGTCTTCACGGCCGCCGGAACCGTCGCCCTCTCCATCAACCAGCGCGGACGGGAGTTCGCGCTGCTGCGCGCCATCGGCGCCACGCCCTGGCAGATCCGCCGCTCCATCGCCACCGAGGCGCTGCTGGTCGCCCCGCTCGCGGGTGCGCTCGGCTGCCTGCCCGGAATGGCCCTGGCCCGCTGGTGGTTCGCGCAGCTGCAGCACAGGGGCGCCATCCCGGACGCCGTGCAGCTGCGCCTGTCCGCGGTACCGGTCTGGGTCGCCATCGGTACCGCCGTCGGCACCGCCCTGCTCGCGGGCTTCGCCGCCGCGCGCCGGGCGTCGAGGATCAAGCCGGGGCAGGCGCTGGCCGAATCCGCGGTCGAGCCCTTCCGGCCAGGCATCATCCGTTCGCTCCTGGGCCTCGGCTCCCTCGCGGGCGGCGTTTCCCTGGCGTATATCGCAGCCGAGGAAGGCGGGCAGGAGGCGGCCGAACTCGCCCTCGGCATCGTCATGTTGCTGATGCTCGGCATCGCGCTGCTCGGCCCCTTCGTCGCCAAGGCATGCGCCCTGCTGCTCGGCCTCCCGCTGCGCGCCGGCTCCGCGACGTCGTCGCTCGCCGCCGCCAACACGTGGGCCAACGCCCGCCGGCTGGCGTCCGCGATCACTCCCGTCGCGCTGGCCCTGGCGTTCTGCTCGGTGCTGGTCTTCTTCCACACCAGCGAGGACCGCGAGACGGCCCGGCAGCAGAGCGCCGGCCTCACCGCCGACGCGGTGGTCAGCGCCGAGGGCGGACTGCCCGCCACGGCCGTCGCCCGCGCCGCCGCGACACCGGGCGTGGACGAGGCGGTGGGCCTGCTGCGCGGCAAGGTGCTCGTCCGGGTCGGCAGCGGCGGCGACCGCTGGTACGAGTCCTTCGCCGCCCAGGGTGTGCACGGCGGCCGGCTCGACGCGGTGCAGGACCTCGACGTCCGCGAAGGCTCCCTCGGTTCCTTCGGCGCCCTCGGCTCGCCCGGCCTTCTCGGCGAGCCCGGCGAAAGCGGTGCGCCCGGCGAGAGCGGTGCGCACGGCGGACCCGGCGGACCCGGCAAGGACACCGTCGCCATCGACGCGGGGCTGGCGAAGGCCGCCCGCGTCGGCCTCGGGGACCGCCTCGACCTGCGGCTGCCCGACGGCACGAAGGCCGCGCCGAAGGTCGTCGCCACGTACGGCCGCGGACTGGGCCTCGCCGCGGTCACCCTGCCCCGCGCGGCACTTGAGGGCCACGTCGGCTCGGCGTACGACAGCGAGGTCCTGGTCCGCGCGGCCCAGGGCGCGGACCCCACCGCCGCCCTGTCCCGCCTGGGCACCGTCACCGGCCGGGACGGCTACGTCGCCGCGCAGGACAAGGACCGCGCCGTCAACGCGTGGGGCAACAAGACGATGGCCGTCGTGCTCGGCGGCTTCGCGGCCGTCGCCGCCGCCAACACCCTGGTGATGACCGTCCTCGACCGGCGCCGCGAGCTGCGCACCCTGCGGCTCGTCGGCTCGACGCGGCGGCAGGTGCTGCGGATGGTCGGCTGGGAGGCGGCGCTCGTCTCGGTCGCGGGCATCGTCCTGGGCGGAACGATCGCCGCGGTCACCCTGATACCCATGATCCAGGGCCTGTTCCACACGTATCCGTACGTCCCGCCCGTGCTCTTCGCCGCCTTCGCGGGCGGCACCCTGGCGCTGGGGCTGACGGCGACGACGCTCCCGGCGCGGCTGGCGCTGCGCGACCAGCCGGGATAG
- a CDS encoding ABC transporter ATP-binding protein, translated as MRLRKTTQDRDTGPAVELRGVGRRYGRGSGAVHALRGIDLTLERGTFTAVMGPSGSGKSTFLQCAAGLDRPTSGSVRLGGTEITGMSEGRLTALRRSRLGFVFQSFNLLPSLTVEQNVLLPMRLAGRRSGQAEAAGMLARVGLGEHARRRPGQLSGGQQQRVAIARALVTRPDVVFADEPTGALDTGTAAEVLGLLRQAVDGMGATMVMVTHDPAAAAWADRVLFLADGVIADSLHGAPAARIADRMTALTAGAAGAAGARAPRTTATAGAVA; from the coding sequence ATGCGGCTGCGGAAGACGACGCAGGACCGGGACACCGGGCCCGCGGTGGAGCTGCGCGGGGTCGGCCGCCGGTACGGCAGGGGCAGCGGCGCCGTGCACGCGCTGCGGGGCATCGACCTCACCCTGGAGCGCGGCACGTTCACCGCGGTGATGGGGCCCTCCGGCTCCGGAAAGTCGACCTTTCTGCAGTGCGCCGCCGGGCTCGACCGTCCGACGTCCGGGTCGGTGCGCCTCGGCGGCACCGAGATCACGGGAATGAGCGAGGGCAGGCTCACCGCGCTGCGCCGCAGCCGGCTCGGCTTCGTCTTCCAGTCGTTCAACCTGCTGCCCTCGCTGACCGTCGAGCAGAACGTACTGCTCCCGATGCGACTCGCGGGGCGGCGCTCGGGACAGGCGGAGGCGGCCGGGATGCTGGCCCGGGTCGGGCTCGGCGAGCACGCAAGGCGCCGCCCCGGCCAGTTGTCGGGCGGCCAGCAGCAGCGGGTTGCCATCGCCCGGGCGCTGGTCACCCGGCCCGACGTCGTCTTCGCCGACGAACCCACCGGCGCGCTGGACACCGGCACCGCGGCCGAGGTGCTCGGCCTGCTGCGGCAGGCCGTGGACGGTATGGGCGCCACGATGGTGATGGTCACCCACGACCCGGCCGCCGCCGCGTGGGCGGACCGGGTGCTCTTCCTCGCCGACGGCGTCATCGCCGACAGCCTGCACGGCGCCCCCGCCGCCCGGATCGCGGACCGGATGACCGCGCTGACCGCGGGTGCCGCGGGTGCCGCGGGTGCCCGGGCGCCGCGCACCACCGCCACGGCGGGAGCGGTCGCGTGA
- a CDS encoding nucleoside/nucleotide kinase family protein: MDPSIDQLADRARHLARPGGRRILGIAGPPGAGKSTLAEELVERLGAGLAVLVPMDGFHLAQAELERLGRAGRKGAPDTFDAAGYAALLARLRTAAGAGETVYAPAFDRGLEEPVAGSVPVPAGVPLVVTEGNYLLHDEGAWAGIRALLDEVWYLEVADGVRVPRLVDRHVRFGKERAYAERWVRDSDEANARVVARGRHRAHLTVRI, from the coding sequence ATGGACCCGTCGATCGACCAGCTCGCCGACCGTGCCCGGCATCTCGCCCGCCCCGGCGGGCGCCGGATCCTCGGGATCGCCGGGCCGCCAGGGGCCGGCAAGTCGACGCTCGCGGAGGAGCTCGTGGAGCGCCTGGGCGCGGGGCTCGCCGTGCTCGTGCCCATGGACGGTTTCCACCTCGCCCAGGCCGAGCTGGAGCGGTTGGGGCGCGCGGGGCGGAAGGGCGCGCCGGACACCTTCGACGCGGCGGGGTACGCGGCGCTGCTGGCCCGGCTGCGGACGGCGGCCGGTGCGGGCGAGACGGTGTACGCGCCCGCCTTCGACCGGGGGCTGGAGGAGCCGGTCGCCGGGAGCGTTCCCGTCCCGGCCGGCGTCCCGCTCGTGGTCACCGAAGGCAACTACCTGCTCCACGACGAGGGGGCGTGGGCCGGGATCCGGGCACTGCTCGACGAGGTCTGGTACCTGGAGGTGGCGGACGGGGTGCGGGTGCCGCGGCTCGTGGACCGGCACGTCCGCTTCGGCAAGGAGCGGGCGTACGCGGAGCGGTGGGTCAGGGACTCGGACGAGGCCAACGCGAGGGTGGTGGCGCGGGGGCGGCACCGTGCGCATCTGACCGTGCGCATCTGA